The following are encoded in a window of Clostridia bacterium genomic DNA:
- a CDS encoding glycoside hydrolase family 13 protein: MEFFEYNPLDSKYKSTVGACEAGKLTFSVKVDSSIGVVYLSLLIHLDGQNDQKYNLVKVNSALGQDYYSCTVDLKKGLYWYCFTVTRKGTTAYLGCGGNKNAVLFYCNPSYYQQLVYSNTYIIPSWLNNGVMYHIFVDRFCKSGQVKLREDQLAKEWGTTPNYLAVNGKFANDFYGGDLKGVISKLDYLRSLNVTTIYLSPIFTAYSNHKYDTEDYETIDSAFGDEQDFIDLCQKAQWLGIKVVLDGVFNHSGSSSKYFNKDGKYATVGAYQSTTSPYCDWFNFTNKERTEYDSWWGIKTLPTHNEASPSLQEYFAGDNGIVAKWLKLGASGYRLDVVDEIGDALLDKIVSRAKAVKPDCAIIGEVWEDATNKISYGVRRRYFQGGQLDSVMNYQLKDCIIDFVRNGNSYGLAEFMDELINNYPSFVLNNLMSLISSHDTARAITALYDQVFSGSNKQEVAERILEGERYFSAREKLLLATVLQYTLIGFPSIYYGDEAGLSGYGDPFCRRCFPWGNEDKELVSFYVLLGQLRKLPSFGGIYKLYSVGQGYIAYIRQQEESKVLVIVCVTEATITLDQLYVDYFDKQEVSQTVTCKANAFKILIAK; this comes from the coding sequence ATGGAATTTTTTGAGTATAATCCCTTAGATAGTAAATATAAAAGCACAGTTGGAGCTTGCGAGGCTGGTAAATTAACATTTAGCGTCAAAGTCGATAGCTCAATAGGCGTAGTCTATTTGTCTTTGCTAATTCATTTAGACGGTCAAAACGACCAAAAATATAATTTAGTCAAAGTCAATAGCGCACTCGGGCAAGACTATTATTCTTGCACGGTCGACCTTAAAAAAGGACTATATTGGTACTGTTTTACAGTCACTAGAAAGGGCACGACAGCTTATCTTGGCTGTGGTGGCAACAAAAATGCCGTACTATTCTATTGTAATCCTAGTTACTACCAACAACTTGTATATTCTAATACTTATATTATTCCTAGCTGGTTAAATAACGGCGTAATGTATCACATATTTGTAGATAGGTTTTGTAAAAGCGGTCAAGTAAAGTTGCGTGAAGACCAACTAGCGAAAGAATGGGGAACAACCCCAAATTATCTTGCTGTAAACGGCAAATTTGCAAATGACTTTTACGGAGGCGATTTAAAAGGCGTTATTAGCAAGCTTGATTACTTACGCTCTCTAAACGTAACTACAATATATTTGTCGCCAATTTTTACAGCGTATTCTAACCATAAATACGATACCGAAGACTATGAAACAATAGATAGCGCCTTTGGCGACGAGCAAGATTTTATTGATTTGTGTCAAAAAGCGCAATGGCTAGGCATTAAAGTCGTACTTGACGGAGTATTTAACCATTCGGGTAGCAGTAGCAAATACTTTAATAAAGATGGAAAATACGCTACCGTTGGGGCTTATCAATCTACGACCTCCCCTTACTGCGACTGGTTTAATTTCACCAACAAAGAACGCACCGAGTATGACAGTTGGTGGGGCATTAAAACACTGCCTACCCACAACGAAGCTAGCCCAAGTTTACAAGAGTATTTTGCAGGCGATAATGGCATTGTAGCTAAGTGGCTTAAACTAGGGGCTAGTGGCTATCGGCTTGACGTCGTAGACGAGATAGGCGACGCCCTTCTTGACAAAATTGTGTCTAGGGCAAAAGCCGTTAAACCCGATTGCGCTATTATCGGCGAAGTTTGGGAGGACGCTACAAACAAAATTTCTTATGGCGTTCGCAGAAGATATTTTCAAGGTGGTCAACTTGACAGCGTTATGAACTATCAACTTAAAGATTGCATAATTGACTTCGTTAGAAATGGCAACAGCTACGGACTTGCCGAATTTATGGACGAATTAATTAACAATTATCCTTCTTTTGTGCTTAATAATTTAATGAGTCTTATTTCTTCGCACGACACCGCAAGAGCAATTACGGCGTTGTACGACCAAGTTTTTAGCGGAAGCAACAAACAAGAAGTTGCCGAAAGAATACTCGAAGGCGAGCGATATTTCTCAGCAAGAGAAAAGTTGTTACTCGCTACTGTACTTCAATATACTTTAATTGGATTTCCGTCAATTTATTATGGCGACGAAGCCGGGCTGTCGGGTTATGGCGACCCTTTTTGTCGTAGATGCTTTCCCTGGGGAAACGAGGATAAAGAACTTGTGTCTTTCTATGTTTTGCTAGGGCAACTTCGCAAATTACCAAGTTTTGGCGGTATATACAAGCTTTACTCAGTCGGTCAAGGCTATATCGCATACATTAGACAACAAGAAGAAAGCAAAGTTTTGGTAATTGTATGTGTTACCGAGGCGACAATTACGTTAGACCAGCTCTACGTTGACTATTTTGACAAACAAGAAGTTAGTCAAACAGTAACTTGCAAAGCTAATGCGTTCAAAATACTAATCGCTAAATAA
- a CDS encoding inorganic diphosphatase: MNIWHGINKKRISTTDFIAVVEIEKGSKKKYELDKETGLLILDRILYTSTHYPANYGFIPRTYADDGDPLDVLILSSEAIEPMVMVRCYPIGVISMMDNSRLDEKIIAIPFSDPMYNTYKDICDLPSHTFDEIRHFFTVYKALEGMETAVDKVRGADEAIRVIQKSFDCYQQIFGDEYK; encoded by the coding sequence ATGAATATCTGGCACGGAATAAACAAAAAACGAATATCTACTACGGACTTTATAGCCGTTGTAGAGATAGAAAAAGGCAGTAAAAAGAAATATGAGCTTGACAAAGAAACAGGACTACTTATTCTTGACCGCATACTGTATACCTCTACTCACTATCCGGCAAACTATGGTTTTATACCTCGCACTTATGCCGACGACGGCGATCCGCTAGACGTGCTTATACTTTCTAGCGAGGCAATCGAACCTATGGTTATGGTTAGATGCTACCCGATAGGCGTAATTAGTATGATGGACAATTCTAGACTAGATGAAAAAATTATCGCCATACCTTTTTCAGACCCAATGTACAACACCTATAAGGATATTTGCGACTTACCCAGTCATACTTTTGACGAAATAAGGCACTTTTTTACCGTTTATAAGGCGCTTGAAGGTATGGAAACTGCCGTAGATAAAGTTAGGGGCGCAGACGAAGCAATTAGAGTAATACAAAAGTCATTTGATTGTTACCAACAAATTTTTGGCGACGAATATAAATAA
- a CDS encoding 4-alpha-glucanotransferase yields MKSGLYLPISSLPDKFGCGSLGYEAESFIKFLSVAKQSYWDIGTITYLSSFAIDSLLVDLDYFVEKGLLCQQDLVCEKKNCLDIDHAREIKLKLFSKAYVNYFAQPNIASYHDFCDLNKEWLDDYALFCAVKLLTNKSWLDWDDDIKFATEQGKIKYNKLCEEEIEYYKFEQYILREQFVQVFNKATQANIKLIGQISQSVPLESADVWANQNIFLLGSDKLPKYKVDLAKTKCENTIYPAYNYKALANSTYLSQKLDYAKQLFDIIKVNDLSMTLKVVAIDIKRPKIKKIITNRRFSIDKLLIGLKNQIIVEAQNIGKTYKKMLTHLAIPTANTFKKDIISPRNSYANCVCYLEVDKSLDDLTHINEVKTQIEDLFASSWDEIIINMQDLSCLDGVINKNDNYMAQAKEQSSLQAQRIADLTAKYNR; encoded by the coding sequence ATGAAAAGCGGACTTTATTTGCCTATATCTAGTTTGCCCGACAAATTTGGTTGTGGTAGTTTGGGCTATGAGGCTGAAAGTTTTATTAAATTTTTGTCGGTAGCTAAGCAAAGTTATTGGGATATAGGAACAATTACATATTTATCTTCCTTTGCAATCGACAGCTTGTTAGTTGACCTTGATTATTTTGTCGAGAAAGGGTTACTTTGCCAACAAGATTTGGTTTGCGAGAAGAAAAATTGCTTAGATATAGACCACGCAAGAGAAATTAAACTCAAACTTTTTAGCAAAGCTTATGTAAATTACTTTGCTCAACCTAACATAGCTAGCTATCACGACTTTTGCGATTTAAATAAAGAGTGGTTAGACGATTACGCTTTATTTTGCGCAGTTAAGCTACTGACAAATAAATCTTGGCTAGATTGGGACGACGACATCAAGTTTGCTACCGAGCAAGGTAAAATTAAATATAACAAACTTTGCGAAGAAGAAATAGAATACTACAAATTTGAGCAATACATTTTGCGTGAGCAATTTGTTCAAGTTTTTAATAAAGCTACGCAAGCAAATATTAAGTTAATCGGGCAAATTAGTCAAAGCGTTCCGCTTGAAAGCGCCGATGTTTGGGCTAACCAAAATATTTTTTTGCTTGGCAGTGATAAATTGCCTAAGTACAAGGTAGACTTGGCAAAAACAAAATGCGAAAACACTATTTATCCTGCCTATAACTATAAAGCGTTAGCAAACTCGACATATTTAAGTCAAAAGCTTGACTACGCTAAACAGCTATTTGATATAATCAAAGTTAACGACTTATCTATGACGTTAAAAGTTGTAGCGATAGATATTAAACGCCCTAAAATTAAGAAAATTATTACAAATAGGCGATTTTCTATTGATAAGTTACTGATTGGACTAAAAAATCAAATAATTGTAGAAGCTCAAAACATTGGTAAAACATATAAAAAAATGTTAACTCATTTAGCTATTCCAACGGCTAATACATTTAAAAAAGACATAATTTCTCCTCGTAACAGTTATGCAAATTGTGTTTGTTACTTAGAGGTTGACAAAAGTCTTGACGACTTAACTCATATCAACGAGGTCAAGACACAAATTGAAGATTTATTTGCGTCAAGTTGGGACGAAATTATTATAAATATGCAAGACCTATCTTGTCTTGACGGCGTTATAAACAAAAACGACAATTATATGGCGCAGGCGAAAGAACAATCTAGCCTTCAAGCGCAAAGGATTGCAGACCTTACTGCAAAATACAATAGATGA
- the glgB gene encoding 1,4-alpha-glucan branching protein GlgB, translated as MNVKNIQDYNYLGANRFDKDRFVFRVYAPNAYAVYLFGTFNNWDYANCPLKKDSDGVWSVITKATDFDQYKFVIETNQGIKYKADPYAKYSQTRGSTNSIVFESLYEFCDARYINKRTCLDKKPVNIYEMHLGSWRRHNGIEYNYRELAPLICNYCKKMSFNYVEFLPLAEYPLDDSWGYQVTGFFSPTSRYGNPDDLKYLVDTLHANDIGVILDFVPAHFCKDEFGLIEFDGSCLYESQDQTRREHKSWGTNIFDYAKPQVVDFLISCAIYWLREFHFDGLRVDAVASMLYLDYDRADGEWNKNIYGGNYNLEAIDFLRKLSNTISATCPNCILIAEESTAFNKVTGSTCQGGLGFDFKWNMGWMNDTLSYFCAPFDKRYEVYNKLTFPLMYSQSEKYILPFSHDEVVHGKCSLIGKLPGDYQQKFRGLKTLSALLFAQVGKKLNFMGNELAQFIEWNPTREVDWLLLDYASHKDYLDYFARLGNIYLSHPSLFELDYSPDGFIAIQANDNNGVLAFLRKSSSQTMLCVFNFSQDTRSNYTLYTKYGLAKFTCIMSTDQMSSFITDNEGKITLDLLPLSANYYLLD; from the coding sequence ATGAACGTGAAAAATATTCAAGATTATAATTACTTAGGCGCAAACCGATTTGATAAAGATAGGTTTGTTTTTAGAGTATATGCGCCAAACGCTTACGCAGTATATCTTTTTGGCACGTTTAATAACTGGGACTATGCGAATTGCCCCCTTAAAAAAGACAGTGACGGAGTTTGGTCGGTTATTACTAAGGCTACCGACTTTGACCAATACAAATTTGTAATAGAAACTAATCAAGGCATTAAATATAAGGCAGACCCTTACGCAAAGTATTCGCAAACAAGAGGTAGCACAAATTCTATTGTTTTTGAAAGTTTGTACGAATTTTGCGACGCTAGATATATTAATAAGAGGACTTGTTTAGATAAAAAGCCTGTAAATATCTACGAAATGCACTTAGGCAGTTGGCGTAGACACAATGGAATAGAATATAATTATCGAGAACTTGCGCCATTAATTTGCAATTACTGTAAAAAAATGTCCTTTAACTATGTAGAATTTCTACCGCTTGCGGAGTATCCGTTAGACGATTCGTGGGGGTACCAAGTTACGGGTTTCTTTTCGCCTACTTCACGTTACGGCAACCCCGACGATTTAAAATATCTTGTCGACACTCTCCACGCTAACGACATAGGCGTTATTCTCGACTTTGTGCCTGCCCATTTTTGCAAAGACGAATTTGGCTTGATTGAGTTTGACGGCAGTTGCTTATACGAGAGTCAAGACCAAACAAGAAGGGAGCATAAGAGTTGGGGAACAAATATTTTTGACTATGCCAAGCCCCAAGTCGTAGATTTTTTAATTTCCTGCGCAATTTATTGGCTTAGGGAGTTTCACTTTGACGGACTTAGAGTTGACGCAGTCGCAAGTATGCTTTATTTAGATTATGACCGAGCCGACGGCGAATGGAATAAAAATATATATGGCGGTAATTATAATTTAGAAGCTATTGATTTTTTACGCAAATTATCTAACACAATTAGCGCTACTTGCCCGAATTGTATTTTAATCGCCGAAGAATCTACCGCATTTAATAAAGTTACCGGCAGTACTTGTCAAGGCGGATTAGGCTTTGATTTTAAATGGAATATGGGCTGGATGAACGATACTTTATCGTATTTTTGCGCTCCGTTTGACAAACGTTATGAAGTTTACAACAAATTGACTTTTCCGCTTATGTATTCTCAAAGCGAAAAATATATTTTACCTTTTTCACACGACGAAGTCGTACACGGTAAATGTTCCTTAATAGGCAAATTACCCGGCGATTACCAGCAAAAGTTTAGGGGATTAAAAACGCTTTCGGCTTTGTTATTTGCCCAAGTTGGCAAAAAACTTAATTTTATGGGCAACGAACTTGCGCAGTTTATCGAGTGGAACCCTACAAGAGAAGTCGACTGGTTGCTACTTGACTATGCGTCGCATAAAGATTACCTAGATTATTTTGCTCGTCTAGGCAATATTTACTTGTCCCACCCGAGTTTATTCGAGCTTGACTATTCGCCTGACGGATTTATTGCCATTCAAGCAAATGACAATAACGGCGTGCTTGCCTTTTTGAGAAAAAGTTCAAGCCAAACTATGCTTTGCGTATTTAATTTTTCACAAGATACTAGGTCTAATTATACGTTATATACTAAATATGGCTTGGCAAAATTTACTTGTATTATGTCAACCGACCAAATGAGCAGTTTTATTACCGATAACGAAGGCAAAATTACATTAGACTTATTGCCACTTAGCGCAAATTACTATTTACTAGACTAA
- a CDS encoding lysoplasmalogenase family protein, producing MQLYQILFLVVYAVLLFIYFFVEVRQNRTNRIVVKTILAVLYFALAVVGSALNFTRPIIQIAMLVGLVFTLAGDIFLVTTNTKEGLVNGGIIFYVGNIALLATLVYMINIFGVPFTTYSWGLLGCFVLFILIIVAQRLKLISFGNSAWLVVAYLMTISICALLSICIATYRQSVFATLFAVGMTLFMISDYFIVLYNYKWRKKSILICNSASYFAGIFLVALSLGFLL from the coding sequence ATGCAATTATATCAAATACTATTTTTAGTAGTCTATGCGGTACTACTATTTATATATTTCTTTGTTGAAGTTAGGCAAAATCGTACAAATAGAATAGTTGTTAAGACTATCCTAGCCGTTCTCTATTTCGCCTTAGCCGTAGTTGGCTCTGCCCTCAACTTTACTAGACCGATTATTCAAATTGCAATGTTGGTTGGGCTTGTCTTTACGCTTGCAGGCGATATCTTTTTAGTTACTACAAATACAAAAGAAGGGCTAGTCAACGGCGGAATTATTTTTTATGTAGGCAACATTGCCTTACTTGCAACCTTAGTTTATATGATTAATATTTTTGGCGTTCCGTTTACGACATATAGCTGGGGGCTACTAGGGTGTTTTGTTTTATTTATACTTATAATAGTCGCTCAAAGGCTTAAACTTATTAGTTTTGGCAATAGCGCTTGGTTAGTCGTAGCTTACCTTATGACAATATCTATTTGCGCATTACTTAGCATTTGCATAGCTACGTATAGACAGAGTGTTTTTGCCACTCTTTTTGCCGTAGGAATGACATTATTTATGATATCCGATTATTTTATAGTATTATATAATTATAAATGGCGCAAAAAAAGCATTTTAATTTGCAATAGCGCCAGTTATTTTGCAGGTATTTTCCTTGTTGCGTTATCGCTAGGCTTTCTACTATGA
- a CDS encoding glycogen/starch/alpha-glucan phosphorylase, which translates to MTKQQIQQLIEGSLSASCGVSPAEANDKQMYNALALVIKNILLQKRKIFNHNFKSNGQKRVYYLSMEFLLGRSLKNNLFNLGLTQEVSQVLSDLGFDLNNLYEQESDAGLGNGGLGRLASCYMDALASLGYPACGHCLRYEYGIFQQKLIDGWQTELPDNWLPGGAVWLTERPDKAVTVRFGGRISEQWRSDKMVLTHVDYQEVEAVPYDLMISGYDSQAVSVLRLWASRNKRRFDMRAFSQGEYLKAMQEDAEAEIITKVLYPADNNVAGKSLRLKQQYLLTSSAVQDIVADHLKYYKDMSNFDKVAAIHLNDTHPVLAILELMRIMLDEQGFDWEKAWGITTATCSYTNHTILSEALEIWGEDLFQRLLPRLYDIAKEVNKRQSQEMWQKSNDWKKVSATSVIAYDQIRMANLAVVGSHSINGVSALHSQILKSDLFADFAEYYPDKFINITNGIACRRWLCQANPRLTALLNDTIGQEYITDFSKLSQFNKFANDNAVLDRLAEIKLANKIDFCNSLSKHGIIVDPNSRFDVQAKRLHEYKRQLLNAIRIVSLYCQLKNDANMVITPQTFIFGAKAASSYYMAKEIIKLIYKLGKLIEKDKRISQMLRVVFLENYSVTIAEQLMPSAEVSQQISLAGKEASGTGNMKFMLNGAITLGTLDGANVEIAQELGNKDIFIFGMTAQEVSQKWKEGYNSMEYYFVNDQLRQAIDLLSSGIDKEDFSVIKDYLLKDNLPDPYMCLADFDSYNKACLSLDKAYLDKTNWNKMCLHNIACSGIFSADRAIEQYAKQVWNLKPI; encoded by the coding sequence ATGACTAAGCAACAAATTCAACAATTAATAGAAGGCAGTTTATCGGCAAGCTGTGGAGTAAGCCCCGCCGAAGCCAACGACAAACAAATGTATAATGCTCTTGCGCTTGTAATAAAGAACATATTATTACAAAAACGCAAAATTTTTAACCATAATTTTAAGAGTAACGGACAAAAAAGAGTTTACTATTTGTCAATGGAATTTTTATTGGGTAGAAGCTTAAAAAACAATCTTTTTAATCTTGGTCTAACGCAAGAAGTTAGTCAAGTTTTAAGTGACTTAGGCTTTGATTTAAACAATCTTTACGAACAAGAAAGCGATGCCGGACTCGGCAACGGCGGACTCGGTCGTCTTGCGTCTTGCTATATGGACGCTCTTGCAAGTTTGGGTTATCCTGCGTGCGGTCATTGCCTAAGATACGAGTATGGTATTTTTCAACAAAAATTAATTGATGGCTGGCAAACCGAACTTCCCGACAACTGGTTGCCGGGCGGAGCTGTTTGGCTTACCGAGCGTCCCGACAAAGCGGTAACCGTGCGTTTTGGCGGTAGAATAAGCGAACAATGGCGTAGCGACAAAATGGTTCTTACTCACGTTGACTATCAAGAAGTTGAAGCCGTCCCTTACGACTTAATGATAAGCGGTTACGACAGTCAAGCCGTTTCGGTGCTTAGGCTTTGGGCTTCTCGAAACAAAAGACGATTTGATATGCGAGCTTTTTCACAAGGCGAATATCTTAAAGCTATGCAGGAAGACGCCGAAGCCGAAATAATTACCAAAGTGCTTTATCCCGCCGATAACAACGTAGCCGGCAAATCTTTAAGGCTTAAACAGCAATATTTGTTGACAAGTTCGGCAGTGCAAGATATTGTTGCCGACCACCTCAAATATTATAAAGATATGTCTAACTTTGATAAAGTTGCGGCTATTCATTTAAACGACACGCACCCCGTGCTTGCTATACTCGAATTAATGCGTATTATGCTTGACGAACAAGGTTTTGACTGGGAAAAAGCCTGGGGAATAACTACGGCGACGTGTTCTTACACAAATCATACAATTTTAAGTGAAGCGCTTGAAATATGGGGCGAGGACTTGTTTCAGCGTTTGCTTCCAAGACTTTACGATATAGCTAAGGAAGTTAACAAACGTCAAAGTCAAGAAATGTGGCAAAAGAGCAATGATTGGAAGAAAGTTTCGGCTACTTCGGTAATAGCTTACGACCAAATTAGAATGGCTAACCTTGCCGTTGTTGGCTCGCATAGCATTAACGGCGTTTCCGCTCTTCATAGCCAAATATTAAAGAGCGACTTATTCGCCGATTTTGCCGAATACTATCCCGACAAATTTATAAATATCACAAATGGAATTGCGTGCCGTAGGTGGTTGTGTCAAGCTAATCCACGGTTAACCGCCCTTTTAAACGACACTATCGGTCAAGAATATATTACAGATTTTAGCAAACTTAGTCAATTTAACAAGTTTGCAAACGACAACGCCGTTCTAGATAGACTTGCCGAAATTAAACTTGCAAATAAAATTGATTTTTGTAATTCTCTAAGCAAACACGGCATAATTGTCGACCCAAATTCTCGTTTCGACGTTCAAGCTAAGCGTTTGCACGAGTATAAACGCCAACTTCTTAACGCTATTCGCATTGTTAGCCTTTACTGCCAACTTAAAAATGACGCTAATATGGTAATTACTCCGCAAACATTTATTTTTGGAGCAAAGGCTGCGAGCAGTTACTATATGGCGAAAGAAATAATTAAATTAATATATAAGTTAGGCAAACTTATTGAAAAAGATAAGCGTATCTCCCAAATGCTTAGAGTTGTCTTTTTGGAAAATTATAGCGTTACTATTGCCGAACAGCTTATGCCTTCGGCGGAAGTTTCACAGCAAATTTCTCTTGCCGGCAAAGAAGCTAGCGGAACAGGCAATATGAAATTTATGTTAAACGGCGCTATTACGTTAGGAACGTTAGACGGCGCAAACGTAGAGATTGCCCAAGAACTGGGAAATAAAGATATTTTTATTTTTGGTATGACAGCCCAAGAAGTTAGTCAAAAATGGAAAGAAGGCTACAACAGTATGGAATATTACTTTGTAAACGACCAACTGCGTCAAGCTATCGACCTACTTAGTAGTGGTATTGACAAAGAAGATTTTAGCGTAATTAAAGATTATTTGCTTAAAGACAATTTACCCGACCCTTATATGTGCCTTGCGGACTTCGACTCTTACAATAAAGCCTGTCTAAGCCTTGACAAAGCCTACCTTGATAAGACTAACTGGAATAAAATGTGTTTGCATAACATAGCTTGTTCGGGTATTTTTTCCGCCGACCGAGCCATAGAACAATACGCTAAACAAGTTTGGAATTTAAAGCCTATTTAA
- a CDS encoding glycine C-acetyltransferase codes for MYNNSKQIVDSLNDSIKEQGLWKTERIITTPQSNIIDTTASRGVINFCANNYLGLCDDKRVIKAAKLSYDKYGYGMSSVRFICGTQSVHKELEASLSDYLSTEDTILYSSCFDANGGLFETITTAEDAIISDELNHASIIDGVRLSKAMRLRYKNNDMASLEQCIKEANDKGARQKIIVTDGVFSMDGIIADLAGICALADKYDCLVVVDDSHATGFVGATGRGTPEYCGVTNRVDIITGTLGKALGGASGGFTSGRKGIIDLLRQRSRPYLFSNTLAPSIAATTLEILKILKNDTSSCKRVMDNASYFRQRMTDAGFTLAGQGHPIVPVMLFDATLAANVAEAMLKKGIYVVGFYYPVVPQNKARIRTQMSASHTKADIDNCVEAFIEVKKELAF; via the coding sequence ATGTATAATAACAGCAAACAAATTGTAGACTCGCTTAACGACAGTATCAAAGAGCAAGGCTTGTGGAAGACCGAGAGAATAATTACCACACCGCAAAGTAACATTATCGATACTACTGCAAGTAGGGGCGTTATTAATTTTTGCGCTAACAATTATTTAGGACTTTGCGACGACAAACGTGTAATTAAGGCGGCAAAACTTAGCTATGACAAATACGGCTATGGTATGTCAAGCGTAAGATTTATTTGTGGCACTCAAAGCGTCCACAAGGAATTAGAGGCTAGTTTAAGCGACTATCTTTCAACCGAAGACACCATTCTTTATTCTTCTTGCTTTGATGCAAACGGCGGTTTATTTGAAACAATCACAACGGCAGAGGACGCTATAATTAGCGACGAACTCAATCACGCAAGTATTATTGATGGCGTAAGGCTAAGCAAAGCTATGCGTTTAAGATACAAAAACAACGATATGGCAAGCCTAGAACAGTGTATCAAAGAGGCAAATGATAAGGGCGCAAGACAAAAGATTATTGTAACCGACGGTGTTTTCTCAATGGACGGTATAATTGCCGACCTTGCAGGTATATGCGCTCTTGCCGATAAATACGACTGTCTTGTAGTGGTAGACGACTCTCACGCAACGGGCTTTGTAGGCGCAACAGGCAGGGGAACGCCCGAGTACTGTGGCGTAACTAATAGGGTAGACATTATTACCGGCACGCTAGGTAAGGCGCTTGGCGGGGCATCTGGTGGCTTTACAAGCGGTAGAAAAGGTATCATAGACCTTTTGCGTCAAAGAAGTCGTCCTTATTTGTTTAGTAATACGCTTGCTCCCTCAATAGCCGCTACTACTTTGGAAATTCTTAAAATTCTTAAAAACGATACTTCTTCTTGCAAACGTGTAATGGATAACGCAAGTTATTTCCGTCAAAGAATGACGGACGCTGGTTTTACGCTTGCCGGACAAGGACACCCGATTGTGCCTGTAATGTTGTTTGACGCAACGCTTGCAGCAAACGTTGCCGAAGCTATGCTTAAAAAGGGCATCTACGTAGTAGGTTTCTACTATCCTGTCGTACCTCAAAATAAAGCTAGAATACGTACTCAAATGTCAGCCTCTCATACAAAAGCCGACATTGACAACTGCGTCGAAGCCTTTATTGAAGTAAAAAAAGAATTAGCATTTTAA
- the tdh gene encoding L-threonine 3-dehydrogenase encodes MPKMDALVKRYPSKGLELERVDIPLLQQNEALIKIRKTAICGTDLHIYRYDEWTAKNVPIPMVIGHEFVGEIVEIKSDRPTNFKVGDLVSAEGHITCGTCRNCRRGQLDMCNNTLGIGVNRQGIFAQYANIPLANLWACDKSIPEDMYAIFDPFGNATHTALTYDVVGEDVLITGAGSIGIMASAICLHNGARKVVITDVNDYRLELAKKVVPNVITVNTANKSLKQLQKELGMKEGFDIGYEMSGNKYAFAEMIENMINGGNIACLGILSQNTQVDWERIIFGQLNIKGIYGRKVFETWHKMTSMLQGGLDISKIITHHFDYTDYLQGFELMDKAECGKVILNWSKGE; translated from the coding sequence ATGCCAAAAATGGACGCATTAGTCAAGAGATATCCTAGCAAAGGGCTAGAACTCGAAAGGGTTGATATACCTCTCTTACAACAAAACGAGGCTTTAATTAAGATTAGAAAGACAGCAATTTGTGGTACGGATTTACATATCTACCGTTATGACGAATGGACGGCGAAGAATGTTCCTATTCCTATGGTAATAGGACACGAATTTGTAGGCGAAATTGTAGAAATTAAGAGCGATAGACCTACAAACTTCAAAGTTGGCGATTTAGTAAGCGCCGAAGGTCATATTACTTGTGGTACTTGTCGTAATTGTAGACGTGGTCAACTCGATATGTGTAATAACACCTTAGGCATTGGCGTTAACAGACAAGGTATTTTTGCGCAATATGCAAATATTCCTCTTGCTAACCTTTGGGCGTGCGACAAATCAATACCCGAAGATATGTACGCAATTTTTGACCCGTTTGGCAACGCTACTCACACTGCGCTTACTTATGACGTAGTCGGCGAAGACGTGCTTATTACAGGCGCAGGCTCAATCGGCATTATGGCTTCGGCAATTTGTCTACATAACGGGGCGAGAAAAGTAGTAATTACCGACGTCAACGATTATAGACTTGAACTAGCTAAAAAAGTCGTTCCCAACGTAATTACCGTAAATACGGCTAATAAATCATTAAAGCAACTTCAAAAAGAACTGGGTATGAAAGAAGGCTTTGACATAGGTTATGAAATGTCGGGCAACAAATACGCTTTTGCCGAAATGATAGAGAATATGATTAATGGCGGAAATATAGCTTGTTTAGGTATTTTAAGTCAAAATACCCAAGTCGACTGGGAGCGTATAATCTTTGGGCAACTTAACATCAAGGGTATTTACGGTCGTAAAGTTTTTGAAACGTGGCACAAGATGACATCTATGCTACAAGGCGGACTAGATATTAGCAAAATTATCACTCATCACTTTGACTATACTGATTATCTTCAAGGATTTGAACTTATGGATAAGGCAGAATGTGGCAAAGTAATATTAAATTGGAGTAAGGGGGAATAA